The genomic DNA GTTAAAGAAGATATTCCAACATTTTAAGGATTAAAAGATAGAAATGTCTGTAATTAAAAGCAAAAACTATCATGTTTTAAGTCTGTTTAAGCTTTACTTTAAACTGGCAGACACCATGATTTCAGGGTGGTTGTGTGAAATGGATGGAGAAAGCACTGAAGAGGACCTGGCAAAAAGTACAGCTTATTTTAAACTGGATGGTCAGAATTTCAATCATACTATCCAAAAAATCTCTAATAGCACTTTCCGTCCCTTCCTTAATATTTAATAGAATTGCATCATTTTTTAAGGAAGTATCCAGGGTTATAAGAGAAGCTTTTACAGCCTTAATTGTAGCTACTTTAGGAGGTCTTGTAGCAGGTATTTTATTAAGTAACATGACTGGACAAATAGAGGCGCTCCCAGGGCTTTTGATTCTTATACCTGGATCAATTGGTATGAGGGGAAATATTTTTGGGGCTTTAGGTTCACGTCTAAGTTCACAGCTCCATATTGGTATACTCTCTCCTGAACTTAAAAGATCAGATATTTTAAACCAGAATATTATCTCAGCTATGATTCTAACTGTTGTGATGTCTATTTTTCTTGCTTTCATGGCCAAGATATTTTCACTTATTCTTGGATTTGAAAGCATGGGAATAGTTGATTTTACAGTAATATCTGTGTTAGGGGGGATCTTTTCAGGGATACTGATGTTACCAGCAACTATTTTAATTGCACTTAAAAGCTATGAAAACGGATGGGATCCTGATAACGTCACAACACCTTTAATCACCAATGCAGGAGACCTTTTTACTCTTCCCGCAATTATTTTAGCAGTTCAAATCCTGTTATGGATAAGAAACGGGTTTTTTGAAGTGGTATTATTCCTAATATTCATTGCAATTGGAATAATAGGAGTTCTAATAGGCTTAAGAGGGGATTTACAACTTAAAAAAATTGTAAAGCAGAGCATACCCACCCTTCTTATATCCTCTATTTTTGGTACAGCAGCAGGTACAATATTAACAGACAGGTTGCATGTGGTTTTGCAAAATCCAATTATTTTAACACTGGTCC from Methanobacterium sp. includes the following:
- a CDS encoding magnesium transporter: MEKALKRTWQKVQLILNWMVRISIILSKKSLIALSVPSLIFNRIASFFKEVSRVIREAFTALIVATLGGLVAGILLSNMTGQIEALPGLLILIPGSIGMRGNIFGALGSRLSSQLHIGILSPELKRSDILNQNIISAMILTVVMSIFLAFMAKIFSLILGFESMGIVDFTVISVLGGIFSGILMLPATILIALKSYENGWDPDNVTTPLITNAGDLFTLPAIILAVQILLWIRNGFFEVVLFLIFIAIGIIGVLIGLRGDLQLKKIVKQSIPTLLISSIFGTAAGTILTDRLHVVLQNPIILTLVPMFSAQGGSLVSVLGARLSSGLHAGIVESSLKPAGQALVNFGIIFILAVMIYPTIGFLAHFAGVFIGIPSPGIEAMVLIGFLAGMILIPLIMIMAFYLSVISYKKGLDPDNIVIPLATSMTDPVATTSLVIVVLLILGAAV